A region of Salvia splendens isolate huo1 unplaced genomic scaffold, SspV2 ctg1152, whole genome shotgun sequence DNA encodes the following proteins:
- the LOC121788809 gene encoding uncharacterized protein LOC121788809 has translation MYEVRDPGFPANLFSFKTFADISSNENEDQTSLFDIIGVITAPRRDLKQNTYRLIEVEISDEHHNKILCTIWDSNMDSYLSQLKMAEGTVPIIIEQFCKPNVFRGEIGVSTHYQASKILINADVADVKEFKKRIKDDDTFIAQGSVDQAGVKHSREFDDLAVKCISDVVCLEKVRVLDANKFRCDFCIKNYDVAVKRFKFVVNVVDDTSNASLLLWDREVVQRVTDLIGTVEYIPRKLEELLLGQKVLFKVQSRNNKEYYCRYPYTVNKICNIPEIVEKHVPLNIGSQVLNSDVKLCDLLFGDDIVEVSGKGFVTPDLSVVTKENGVEWVAEGSVKRCLEDEFDSCDDFCFGKIKKKMKKANVIEEEDEASVSYSQDISIAD, from the exons ATGTATGAAGTCAGAGATCCTGGTTTTCCAGcaaatttgttttcttttaaaacaTTTGCTGATATATCAAGCAATGAGAATGAAGATCAAACATCCCTTTTTG ATATTATTGGGGTAATTACTGCCCCTAGAAGAGATTTGAAGCAAAATACATATAGGTTGATTGAGGTTGAAATAAGTGATGAGCA CCATAATAAGATATTGTGCACAATTTGGGATTCCAATATGGATTCTTATTTGTCTCAATTGAAGATGGCTGAAGGGACTGTTCCTATAATCATAGAGCAGTTTTGTAAGCCTAATGTTTTCAGAG GTGAGATTGGTGTATCCACTCATTATCAAGCATCCAAGATTTTAATCAATGCTGATGTGGCTGATGTCAAGGAGTTTAAGAAAAG GATTAAAGATGATGATACTTTTATTGCACAAGGGTCAGTGGATCAAGCTGGAGTAAAGCATAGTAGGGAGTTTGATGATCTTGCTGTCAAGTGTATTAGTGATGTTGTTTGTTTAGAG AAAGTTAGGGTGTTGGATGCCAATAAGTTTAGGTGTGATTTCTGCATTAAGAATTATGATGTTGCTGTCAAAAG GTTCAAGTTTGTTGTCAACGTAGTTGATGACACAAGTAATGCATCCCTTTTATTGTGGGATAGAGAAGTTGTCCAAAGGGTAACTGATCTTATTGGAA CTGTGGAATATATTCCTAGGAAACTTGAGGAGCTTCTTTTGGGTCAAAAGGTGTTGTTTAAGGTTCAAAGTAGGAACAACAAGGAGTATTATTGCAGATATCCATATACAGTTaacaaaatatgcaatattCCAGAAATTGTGGAGAAGCATGTTCCTCTGAACATTGGATCACAAGTTCTGAATTCTGATGTGAAGTTGTGTGATTTACTCTTTGGTGATGATATAGTAGAG gTAAGTGGTAAGGGCTTTGTCACTCCTGATTTATCTGTGGTTACCAAGGAAAATGGGGTTGAGTGGGTTGCTGAAGGAAGTGTGAAGAGGTGCTTGGAAGATGAGTTTGATAGCTGTGATGATTTCTGCTTTGGAAAGatcaagaagaagatgaagaaagcaAATgtgattgaagaagaagatgaggcTTCTGTCAGCTACAGTCAGGACATCTCTATTGCTGATTAG